A segment of the Collimonas fungivorans genome:
GCAAATTGTTGCCGCCTTCCACCGATTTTCCCAGCAGGTGATAAACCAGCCCCACCGCAAACCCCGCCAGCGGCAACAGCCACAACAGCCAGCGATGGGCGTTGCGGGTATCCGTAGCCCATTCCAGCGACAGCAGCAGCAGTGCCGACGCCAGGCCGGCCAGGGCGCCGACTGCCGATGCCAGTATCAGCCAGCGCGCGAGATACACCAGCATCAGCAGCTGTTCAGGGTAATTTGTTTTTTTCATGGATAAAGGCACTAGATTTGAAGGACTCAAACCTGGATGGCAAGGAAAGCGCGCGCGCCTACAAATCCCGTCCAGGAACTTGTAGGCATCATCAGCCGCGTCTGACCGGCGAACCCGCGAGGATTCAAGGCCAAAAGCGGCGGTTCAGGGAGGAATGCCATCTCCGAAGCAGTTGCCATTGTGCCGGACAGTCAGGCCTGGCGCAAGCCTCAGGCCGGATCGAAGCTGGTCAACTGCGCCAATGCATCTAGCCACCAGGCGAGAGCGGGTCCAACTTCACGATCCGGCCGGTACACGCATTGCATCGGCAGCGCCGCCCCTTCCGGCGGATGGCCGGCAGTCAGGATACGCACCAGCCGCCCGCTCGCCAGGTCATCGGCCACCACGTGCCGCGGCATGTAACCCCAGCCCATGCCGGCGCGCAGCAAAGCATGCTTGGTGCCAAGATCGCTCATACGCCAGGACAAGGAAGAATGCACCGAGAAATCCTGGTTGGCGGTGAGCGCGCTGCGGTCGCTCAGCACCAGTTGCACCTGCTGTTCCAGCACATGGCCGGGAATCCGGCCGCTGATCTGCGCCAGCGCATGGGCCGGCGCCGCCACGCCCACCAGCAGCACCGTCGGCAAGCTGATGCGCAGCAGATTGGGGGGAACGATGGGCAAGGTGCCCAGCACGCCAAGCATCGCCACGCCGTCCAGCACGCGCTCGGCGACCGAACCCAGCGCTTCGATCTCCAGGCGCACCGTAACGCCGGGAAAGACCAGCCGGAAATCCGCCAGCAAGGCCACCAGGGCCGAGGTCGGGAAAAACACATCCAGCGCCAGCGTGATCTCCAGCTCCTGGCCGTGCGCATAGGCGGAGGCGCGCGCCTGCAAGGCGTCGACCTGGTCCAGCACCTGGCGCGCATCGCGCAGCAGCTCGATGCCGGCCGCGGTCAGCTGCGGCCGGTAGCTGCCACGGTCAAACAGCGGCAGCCCAAGCTGGCTTTCCAATGTGCTGATCGCATAGCTGACCGCCGACTGGGCGCGCTTCAGCACCTTCGCCGCGGCCAGGAAGCTGCCGCTGTCGGCTACTTGGGCGAATACCCGCAATTGATCCAGCGACAGCCGTTCTATATTCATGGTGATTCACACTATATCCAATTATTGGATATAGATTATCTCAAGATTATCAATATCCAGCCAGGGACAACAGGCATAAGATGGTCTCGTTCGCTGCACCAGATACGCAATCATTAGCTGATACAGCGACTTGAAAGCAAATACTCACTTACATCAAACTCCTTTTAAAGACTGGAACCATCATGCAAATTTCGCCAACACTGTATCGCATCGGCCGGGTCCTGCTGGCTTCCCTGTTTGTCATTTCCGGCCTCCTGAAAATTACCGCGTTTTCCGGCGTGGTGGGCTACATGAGCAGCCTCGGCATCCCGTTCGCCACTTTCGCCGTACTGATCACCATCCTGGTCGAAGTCGGCGGCGGACTGGCCATCATGACCGGCTGGAATGCGCGCCCGGCGGCAATTATCGTGGCGCTGTTTACGGTCGGCGCTACCCTGTCGGCGCACCGTTTCTGGCAAGCCGATCCAGCCAGCATGCAAAACCAGCTGAATCATTTCCTGAAAAACATCTCGATCATCGGCGCCTTGCTGATGCTGGCGGCGGTCGATACGGATTCGAAAAAATAAACGCAACCTGCCCGGAGAATTTCATGAACAAACCAGTTTTCAACCGCCAGCTCGAGCGCCTGGTCACCGGCATCGACACCCAGGACGGTGCGGGCGTCAGCCTGGTGCGGGTCCTCACCAATGACCTGCAGCGCCGGCTCGATCCGTTCCTGATGCTCGACAACTTCCATTCGGACAAGCCGGAAGACTACCTCGCCGGTTTTCCCGATCATCCGCACCGTGGCTTCGAAACCGTGACCTACATGCTGGCCGGGCGCATGCGCCATCGCGACAATGCCGGCAACGAAGGTTTGCTGCAGGCCGGCGGCGTACAGTGGATGACGGCAGGCAGCGGACTGGTGCATTCCGAGCTGCCGGAACAGGAAGACGGCCTGATGAGCGGTTTCCAGCTGTGGCTCAACCTGGCTTCGGGCGACAAGATGGTCGCTCCCAGCTACCGCGACCTGCAAGCCGATGAAATTCCGCAGGTTTCGCCGCAGCCCGGAGTCAAGGTGAAAGTAATTGCCGGTTCCGCTTTCGGCACCGCCGGCGCGGTGCAACGGCCGCACACCGAGCCGCTGTACCTGGACGTGCAGCTGGAAAGCGGCCAGCAGCTGGATTTGCCGATCCCGGCCGGCCATAACGCCTTCCTGTATGTGTTCGAAGGCGGCTTGAACATTGGCGCGGACAGCCGCAGCGCACCGGCAGGCCGCATGGCGATCCTGAGCAATGTCGCCGATGCCGCCGGCGTCAGCCTGCAGGCGCAAGGCAACAGCCGTTTCCTGCTGATTGCCGGCAAGCCGCTCAACGAACCGATTGCCCAGTGGGGGCCGTTCGTGATGAATACGCGCGAGCAGGTGGAACAGGCGATCCAGGATTTCCGCGACGGCAAGATCTGAAGTCAAGAAAAGGGGCAAGCACTGAACTTGCTCCCTTTTCGCCCCTTTTGTTATGCTTGCCGGATCTTTCATTATTCCGGCTGGCCATGACCCGCAAGCTTTTCTGGCAAGATCCCTACCGCACCACGCTCACCACCCAGGTCAGCGCTGTCGACAATGACCGCGTCCGTCTCGCGGAAACCATTTTCTTCGCCTTTTCCGGCGGCCAGGAAAGCGACCATGGCACCCTCGCCGGCCACCCCGTGTTGTCGGCGGAAAAAGACGGCCTGGACATTCTCTACACGCTGGCGCCGGGACATGGCCTGCAGGCAGGCAGCGACGTCGAGATCGTGATCGACTGGGACCGCCGCTACCGCCTGATGCGGCTGCATTTCGCCGCCGAGATGGTGCTGCAGCTGGTGTACAAGCTGCGGCCAGGCATAGAGCGCATCGGCGCCCATATCTCGGCCGACAAGGGGCGCATCGATTTTGCCCACGAAGGCAGCATCGCCGTGCTGCTGCCGCAGGTGGAAACCGAAGTGGCTGCCCTGCTCGAAGCCAACCTTCCTATCGTCACTGCGTTTACCGATGAGGCCACGCAGCGGCGCTACTGGGAAGTCGCAGGATTCGCCAGGATGGCTTGCGGCGGCACCCATCCGCGCTCGACCGCGGAAGTCGGCGCACTCAGGCTGAAACGCAAGAATATCGGCAAGGGCAAGGAGCGTATAGAAATCAGCTTGGGCGGCAATCCGTTGGCAGCTATTTAGTTTCCATGGACAGCGCCAGCGTCTCCTTGATTTCTTCCATCACGACATAACTCTTGGACTGCGCCGCCCCAGGCAACTGCAGCAGCATGTCGCCCAGCAGCTTGCGGTATTCCGCCATCTCGCGGATGCGGGCCTTGATCAGGTAATCGAAATCGCCCGACACCAGGTGGCACTCCAGCACCTCCGGAATGCGCAACACTTCGCGCCGGAACTGTTCAAACGCATGCGCCGATTTCTGATTAAGCGTAATCTCGACAAAAACCAGCAGCTTGGCGCCGACCGCGGCCGGGTTGACGCGTGCGTAATAACCGTCGATGACGCCGTCGCGCTCCATGCGCTTGACGCGTTCGATGCACGGCGTGATCGACAAGCCGACCTGCTCGCCCAGGTCCTTCATCGACATGCGGCCGTCCTGCTGCAGCAGACGCAAGATGTGGCGGTCCAGCTTGTCCAGGGTGCGGCTCGATTCCTTGTAGATTCTCATGTCCCGAATTTTCTGATATTTTTAGTATTAAATCCTGATTACATTGATTTATACAGTAACAAATGCTGGAAATTAGCTATTAGCATAGCGCTTATTGCTGCAAATCAAAAACAATTCAGGCGAATTCAGGTCTACTAAGGGGAATCAAGATGCGGGTGCTCATTCTTGGCAGCGGCGTGGTCGGCGTCACCAGCGCCTATTACCTGGCCCGTGCCGGCCACGAAGTAACGGTCATCGACCGCCTGCCGGGACCTGCGCAAGACACCAGTTTTGCCAACGCCGGCCAGATCTCGCCCGGCTACGCCTCGCCCTGGGCCGCGCCCGGGATTCCGCTGAAAGCGCTGAAGTGGATGCTGCAAGAGCACGCACCGCTCTCGATCACTCCCGACGGCACCCTGTTCCAGCTGCGCTGGATGTGGCAGATGCTGCGCAACTGCAGCGCCGCCCGTTATACCGTCAACAAGGAACGCATGGTGCGCCTGGCCGAATACAGCCGCGACTGCTTCAAGGTGCTGCGCGCCGACACCGGCATCGCCTACGAAGGCCGCCAGCTCGGCACCATGCAGGTATTCCGCAGCCAGCAGCAGCTGGACGACGCCGCCAAGGATATCCAGGTGCTGCAAGACACCGGCGTCCCGTTCGAATTGCTGACGCCGGACCAGCTGGCGCTGGCGGAACCGGCGCTGGAAGCGGTCAAGCACAAGCTGAGCGGCGCATTGCGCCTGCCTAACGATGAAACCGGCGACTGCCAGATGTTCACTACCCGGCTGGCGAAGATGGCCGAAGAACTGGGCGTGCGCTTCCGCTACAACCTGCAGATCGATGCGCTGACCCTGGCCAACGGCGAGATCGCCGGCGTCCAGTGCGGCCCGGAACACCTGCAGGCCGATCGCTACGTGGTAGCGCTGGGCGCCTACTCCACCGGTTTCCTCGGTTCGCTGGTGGATATCCCGGTGTACCCGCTGAAGGGTTATTCGGTCACGGTGCCGATCGTCGACGCCGAAGCGGCCCCGGTCTCGACCGTGCTCGACGAAACCTACAAGATCGCCATCACCCGTTTCGACGACCGCATCCGGGTCGGCGGCATGGCGGAGATTGTCGGCTTCAACAAGACGCTCAAGCCAAAACGCCGCGCCACCCTTGAGATGGTGGTCAACGACCTGTTCCCGGGCGCCGGCAATACCGCCGCCGCCAATTTCTGGACCGGCTTGCGGCCGATGACGCCGGACGGCACGCCGATCGTCGGCGCCACCCACATCCGCAACCTGTTCCTCAACACCGGCCACGGCACGCTCGGCTGGACCATGTCTTGCGGTTCGGCGCAGCTGCTGGCGGACCTGATTTCCGGCAAGCGGCCGGCGATTGCCTCGGATGACCTGGCGGTCGGCCGCTACAGCAAGCACGGCGCGCAAAACGAGCATCCGGCATACGCCTGAATACAGCAAACTACAGCAAACGTTTTTTAGCGAAACACACCATGCATCCACAAGCGGCACACGCAGGGGCGATCCTGACGGTCGACCTCGACGCCCTGCGCAGCAACTACCGTTTGCTGCGCAAGCAAGCCGGATCGGCCCTATGCGGCGCTGCCGTCAAGGCCGATGCCTACGGCCTGGGCGCGGCACGGGTCGGGCCGGCGCTGGCGGCGGAAGGCTGCCGCCACTTCTTTGTCGCCCATCTCGACGAGGGCATCGCGCTGCGGCCGCATTTGCCGGCTACTGCACAAGTGTTTGTATTGCACGGGCCGCCGCCCGGCGCAGAGCAGGAATTCATCAGCCACGGCCTGCTCCCGGTGCTCAACAGCCTGCAGCAGATCCAGGGCTGGCACGCGCTGGCGCAAACGCTGCAGCGGCCATTGCCAGCCATCGTCCAGGTCGACAGCGGCATGTCGCGGATGGGGTTGCCGGCGGCCGAAGCGGAAGCCTGGCTGGCCGATCCGCGCTACCTGCAAACCATTCCGCCGCTGTTCCTGATGAGCCACCTGGCTTGCGCCGAACACCAGGACCATCCGATGAACGCCAGCCAGCTGGCGCGCTTCAATACCTTGCGCCAGCGCTTGCCGCAAGTGCCGGCCAGCCTGGCCAATTCTTCCGGGATTTTCCTCGGCCGCGACTACCAGTTCGACCTGGTGCGCCCCGGCGCCGCCTTGTACGGTATCGCACCAGTGGCCGGAGCCGCCAATCCGCTGCAGCCGGTGGCCGCCCTGCACGGCCGCATCCTGCAAACCCGCACCATCGAACACGGCGACCATGTCGGCTACGGCATCAGCTACAGCGCCACCGAACAGCGGCAGATCGCTACCGTCGGCGTCGGTTACGCCGACGGCTGGCTGCGCGGCATGAGCAACCGCGGCATGGTGTTCATCGACGGCCGGGCGGCGCCCATGGTCGGCACCGTCTCCATGGATTCGATCACCATCGACGTCACCGGCATCGCCGCCGAGCGGCTGCAGGCCAGCGCCCTGGTCGAACTGATCGGCCCGCACCGTCCGGTCGACGACGTGGCGCGGCTGGCCGGCACCATCGGCTACGAAATCCTGACCGGCCTCGGCCACCGCTATCACCGCGAATACATCGGCGGATTGTAGGATGGGCACCCGTGCCCACGCGGGCTACCTTGGCAAATAATCGAGGGCCATTCCGCGCGGGCAGAAATCTGCCCACCCTACGTTTTCCCTCTCATGGCGGCAACGTCGTAGAATCAAGTACTCCTGCAACTCTCCTCTCCACCGCCATGACTAAAACAGCGTTATCCGCACAGCTCGCCAGCTGGATCGATGGCCACTTTGACGAAGAAGTCGGATTCCTGCAAACCATCGTCCGCATCCCTACCGACACCCCGCCCGGCAACAACGCGCCGCACGCCGATGCGGTAGCCGAACTGGTCACTGCCTGGGGCTGGCAAGCCGAGAAGCATCCGGTGCCGGCAGCTATCGTCAAAGACTACGGCATGGAAAGCATCACCAACCTGATCATCCGCCGCCAGTATGCCGGCGCCGGCCCGGTGCTGGCGCTGAACGCCCATGGCGACGTGGTGCCGCCAGGCGAGGGCTGGACCAAGCAGCCGTATGGCGGAGAAATCGAAAACGGCCGTATCTACGGCCGCGCCACCACGGTGTCCAAAGGCGATTTCG
Coding sequences within it:
- a CDS encoding LysR family transcriptional regulator; amino-acid sequence: MNIERLSLDQLRVFAQVADSGSFLAAAKVLKRAQSAVSYAISTLESQLGLPLFDRGSYRPQLTAAGIELLRDARQVLDQVDALQARASAYAHGQELEITLALDVFFPTSALVALLADFRLVFPGVTVRLEIEALGSVAERVLDGVAMLGVLGTLPIVPPNLLRISLPTVLLVGVAAPAHALAQISGRIPGHVLEQQVQLVLSDRSALTANQDFSVHSSLSWRMSDLGTKHALLRAGMGWGYMPRHVVADDLASGRLVRILTAGHPPEGAALPMQCVYRPDREVGPALAWWLDALAQLTSFDPA
- a CDS encoding DoxX family protein; translation: MQISPTLYRIGRVLLASLFVISGLLKITAFSGVVGYMSSLGIPFATFAVLITILVEVGGGLAIMTGWNARPAAIIVALFTVGATLSAHRFWQADPASMQNQLNHFLKNISIIGALLMLAAVDTDSKK
- a CDS encoding pirin family protein → MNKPVFNRQLERLVTGIDTQDGAGVSLVRVLTNDLQRRLDPFLMLDNFHSDKPEDYLAGFPDHPHRGFETVTYMLAGRMRHRDNAGNEGLLQAGGVQWMTAGSGLVHSELPEQEDGLMSGFQLWLNLASGDKMVAPSYRDLQADEIPQVSPQPGVKVKVIAGSAFGTAGAVQRPHTEPLYLDVQLESGQQLDLPIPAGHNAFLYVFEGGLNIGADSRSAPAGRMAILSNVADAAGVSLQAQGNSRFLLIAGKPLNEPIAQWGPFVMNTREQVEQAIQDFRDGKI
- a CDS encoding alanyl-tRNA editing protein; this encodes MTRKLFWQDPYRTTLTTQVSAVDNDRVRLAETIFFAFSGGQESDHGTLAGHPVLSAEKDGLDILYTLAPGHGLQAGSDVEIVIDWDRRYRLMRLHFAAEMVLQLVYKLRPGIERIGAHISADKGRIDFAHEGSIAVLLPQVETEVAALLEANLPIVTAFTDEATQRRYWEVAGFARMACGGTHPRSTAEVGALRLKRKNIGKGKERIEISLGGNPLAAI
- a CDS encoding Lrp/AsnC ligand binding domain-containing protein encodes the protein MRIYKESSRTLDKLDRHILRLLQQDGRMSMKDLGEQVGLSITPCIERVKRMERDGVIDGYYARVNPAAVGAKLLVFVEITLNQKSAHAFEQFRREVLRIPEVLECHLVSGDFDYLIKARIREMAEYRKLLGDMLLQLPGAAQSKSYVVMEEIKETLALSMETK
- a CDS encoding D-amino acid dehydrogenase: MRVLILGSGVVGVTSAYYLARAGHEVTVIDRLPGPAQDTSFANAGQISPGYASPWAAPGIPLKALKWMLQEHAPLSITPDGTLFQLRWMWQMLRNCSAARYTVNKERMVRLAEYSRDCFKVLRADTGIAYEGRQLGTMQVFRSQQQLDDAAKDIQVLQDTGVPFELLTPDQLALAEPALEAVKHKLSGALRLPNDETGDCQMFTTRLAKMAEELGVRFRYNLQIDALTLANGEIAGVQCGPEHLQADRYVVALGAYSTGFLGSLVDIPVYPLKGYSVTVPIVDAEAAPVSTVLDETYKIAITRFDDRIRVGGMAEIVGFNKTLKPKRRATLEMVVNDLFPGAGNTAAANFWTGLRPMTPDGTPIVGATHIRNLFLNTGHGTLGWTMSCGSAQLLADLISGKRPAIASDDLAVGRYSKHGAQNEHPAYA
- the alr gene encoding alanine racemase, coding for MHPQAAHAGAILTVDLDALRSNYRLLRKQAGSALCGAAVKADAYGLGAARVGPALAAEGCRHFFVAHLDEGIALRPHLPATAQVFVLHGPPPGAEQEFISHGLLPVLNSLQQIQGWHALAQTLQRPLPAIVQVDSGMSRMGLPAAEAEAWLADPRYLQTIPPLFLMSHLACAEHQDHPMNASQLARFNTLRQRLPQVPASLANSSGIFLGRDYQFDLVRPGAALYGIAPVAGAANPLQPVAALHGRILQTRTIEHGDHVGYGISYSATEQRQIATVGVGYADGWLRGMSNRGMVFIDGRAAPMVGTVSMDSITIDVTGIAAERLQASALVELIGPHRPVDDVARLAGTIGYEILTGLGHRYHREYIGGL